From Daphnia pulicaria isolate SC F1-1A chromosome 4, SC_F0-13Bv2, whole genome shotgun sequence, one genomic window encodes:
- the LOC124336343 gene encoding collagen alpha-1(X) chain-like yields MAHFSVVSLTQVVLLLVLICGTPSSTGAAFSLEEEFLQLKENYIQMKQVVKSLETKVEQLKGLESTTIELQAKVTVLEAKVEQQDSLLTSLLREKNERTAAAATDSIPISNNPSAAAINGLPSSCGDLKMIGHTLNGFYSVIGSTMMESVYCDFTKLPSDAGFQKWIGYVDVKSAPVHFYVTRNSPFNTTFTPIPFELARVNEGNAMDLTTGKFTAPRPGTYFFSFTGHPRISDPLPYFFIVDFFMNGNLIGESYIQEDTSVTFKYSPMTLQSTLNLKTGDQLWLQILYTGSSTLDDGGYHHTHFTGFMLKEEIVTSF; encoded by the exons atggcGCATTTTTCTGTAGTCTCACTCACCCAAGTTGTTTTGCTGTTAGTTTTGATTTGTGGGACGCCGAGTTCGACAGGCGCTGCCTTTTCCTTGGAAGAAGAATTCCTACAACTGAAAGAAAATTAT attcaaatgaaacaagtcGTGAAAAGTTTGGAGACCAAAGTTGAACAACTAAAGGGCTTGGAATCGACAACGATTGAACTGCAGGCCAAAGTGACTGTACTGGAGGCCAAAGTTGAGCAACAAGATTCGCTTTTAACTTCCCTTTtacgagagaaaaatgaacgtacagcagcagcagcaaccgacTCAATTCCAATTAGCAATAATCCATCGGCTGCCGCCATCAACGGACTGCCGTCTTCTTGCGGGGATCTCAAAATGATTGGCCACACCCTGAATGGATTTTATTCCGTCATAGGATCGACGATGATGGAATCGGTTTACTGCGATTTCACTAAACTCCCTAGCGATGCGG gTTTCCAGAAATGGATTGGATATGTCGACGTCAAATCagcgcccgtccatttctacgtcaCGAGAAATTCTCCATTTAACACAACATTCACTCCAATTCCGTTTGAATTGGCTcgggtgaacgagggaaatgccatgGACTTGACCAcggggaaattcacggcaccgcgaccgggaacttattttttctcattcacGGGACATCCCCGCATTTCGGATCCATTGCCttacttttttattgttgatttttttatgaacGGGAATCTAATCGGGGAGAGTTATATTCAAGAGGACACGAGCGTCACTTTTAAATATAGTCCGATGACCCTGCAGTCGACGCTGAACCTGAAAACAGGCGATCAACTCTGGCTGCAGATTTTGTACACTGGTTCATCCACGTTGGATGACGGCGGCTACCACCACACCCATTTCACAGGTTTCATGTTGAAGGAGGAAATTGTGACGTCCTTTTGA
- the LOC124336548 gene encoding uncharacterized protein LOC124336548: MGRLTVFWGLMLLILSCGAICSSAFTTFSLEDKLQELELRLEAKIEAKNGQLEEKVTQLEAQLELNNELRQDLTLKVIQLEAKNIQLEAKIQDQDRILTSLLEAAEHPVYTDSKLFPVKKEISIQSTGRSGIPRTCRELRAADPSLSSGMHWIDPDGQGVGDDPIYVYCDMTSGSTSILHDSESSLNVGHCADAGCYSRSISYNSSMGQIKALMELSTECHQSIRYDCNYAPFESNDVAYSWWNDREGNSQYFWAGSNTDGVHTCQCGIDGNCVDPAAKCNCDALAPLQLVDDGVITDKNFLPVTRLNFGRTQLETSSGVHTLGRLLCTGSVTLTGLPKSCQDLWLIGHTLNGFYSVMGSVKMESVYCDFTKLPDDAGFEKWIGFADVKSAPVHFYVQRNDSFSTIGSAIPFNLALVNEGNAMDLASGIFTAPRPGIYFFSFAGRGRLLSSSYSWFDSNFYLNGNLIGRSGISEGNTPIDQYNPLTLQSTLKLKKGDQLWVTIDYLGSSSYLFDDSSHFTHFTGFMLEEEIAASI; the protein is encoded by the exons ATGGGTCGTTTGACAGTCTTTTGGGGTTTGATGTTGTTGATTTTGAGTTGCGGGGCAATTTGTTCCTCTGCTTTTACCACATTTTCCTTGGAAGATAAACTACAAGAATTAGAATTGAGACTAGAAGCCAAAATTGAAGCTAAAAATGGTCAACTTGAAGAAAAGGTGACACAACTGGAAGCGCAACTTGAGCTAAAT AATGAACTAAGACAAGATTTGACATTGAAAGTAATACAATTAGAAGCCAAAAATATCCAACTGGAAGCCAAAATTCAGGACCAAGACAGAATTTTAACTTCCTTATTGGAAGCCGCTGAACATCCGGtttacactgattcaaaattatttccagttaaaaaagaaatttcaattcaatcaacTGGAAGGAGCGGAATCCCAAGAACATGCAGAGAACTTCGTGCGGCCGATCCTTCACTTTCATCCGGAATGCACTGGATCGATCCGGACGGACAAGGTGTCGGCGATGATCCAATTTACGTTTACTGCGATATGACATCAG GATCGACCTCAATTCTACACGATAGTGAATCTTCTTTAAATGTGGGCCACTGCGCTGATGCCGGGTGCTATTCACGCTCCATCAGCTACAATTCGTCAATGGGACAAATCAAAGCTTTGATGGAATTATCCACTGAATGCCACCAGTCGATCAGA TACGACTGCAACTATGCCCCATTTGAGTCAAATGACGTCGCTTATTCCTGGTGGAACGACAGAGAAGGAAATTCGCAATACTTTTGGGCCGGAAGTAACACGGACGGAGTTCACACCTGCCAGTGCGGAATTGATGGAAATTGCGTCGATCCTGCGGCGAAATGCAATTGCGATGCTCTTGCACCACTTCAATTAGTCGACGACG GTGTCATAACCGACAAAAATTTTCTGCCCGTCACTCGTTTGAATTTCGGACGAACTCAACTGGAAACTTCATCCGGCGTCCACACGCTGGGCCGACTCCTGTGCACCGGATCAGTGACTTTGACTGGACTGCCAAAGTCGTGCCAAGATTTGTGGTTGATTGGCCACACCCTGAACGGATTTTATTCCGTCATGGGATCGGTGAAAATGGAATCGGTTTACTGCGATTTCACTAAACTACCGGACGATGCGG gTTTTGAGAAATGGATCGGATTtgccgacgtcaaatcggcgcccgtccatttctacgtccagagaaatgattcattttccacaattGGAAGTGCAATTCCGTTCAATTTGGCGCtggtgaacgagggaaatgccatgGACTTGGCATCGGGAatattcacggcaccgcgaccgggaatttattttttctctttcgcgggCCGGGGGCGCCTTTTATCTTCATCTTATTCTTGGTTTgattctaatttttatttgaacgggaatCTAATCGGGAGGAGTGGTATATCCGAGGGAAACACCCCCATTGATCAATATAATCCGTTGACcctccagtcgacgctgaagttgaaaaaaggcgatcaaCTTTGGGTGACGATTGATTATTTAGGTTCATCCTCGTATTTGTTTGACGACAGTTCCCACTTtacccatttcacgggtttcatgttggaggaggaaattgccgCGTCCATTTGA
- the LOC124336311 gene encoding uncharacterized protein LOC124336311 yields the protein MAHFSVASLTQVVLLLVFICWTPSSTGAAFSLEEEFLQLKENYIQMKQIVKSLESTAIEQQTKVIQLEAKVTQLETQGELNNKLRQDLALKVTQLEAKNVQLEVKIGKLEAKVEQQDSLLTSLLREKNERTAAASDYVPISNNQSAVAINGLPSSCGDLKMMGHIWSGFYSVMGLAKMESVYCDFSKLPDDAGFEKWIGYADVKSAPVHFYVQRNSSFDITNTPIPFSMALVNEGNAMDLASGIFTAPRPGIYFFSFAGTARLSSSSSYVGFYSHLYLNGNIIGSSYDQETYAPVDQRSPLTLQSTLNLKKGDRVWVTIDYSGSSSALWDNSFDHLTHFTGFMLEEEIAASL from the exons ATGGCGCATTTTTCTGTAGCGTCACTCACccaagttgttttgttgttggttttcatCTGCTGGACGCCGAGTTCGACTGGCGCTGCCTTTTCCTTGGAGGAAGAATTCCTACAACTGAAGGAAAATTAT attcaaatgaaacaaatcgTGAAAAGTTTGGAATCGACAGCGATAGAACAGCAGACAAAAGTGATACAACTGGAGGCCAAAGTGACACAACTGGAGACGCAAGGCGAACTAAAT AATAAACTGAGACAAGATTTGGCATTGAAAGTAACTCAACTAGAAGCCAAAAATGTCCAACTGGAAGTCAAAATTGGAAAACTGGAGGCCAAAGTTGAACAACAAGATTCGCTTTTGACTTCCCTTTtacgagagaaaaatgaacgtacagcagcagcaagtgaTTATGTTCCAATTAGCAATAATCAATCGGCTGTTGCCATCAACGGACTGCCGTCTTCGTGCGGGGATCTCAAAATGATGGGCCACATTTGGAGCGGATTTTATTCCGTCATGGGATTGGCGAAAATGGAATCAGTTTACTGCGATTTCTCTAAACTCCCTGACGATGCGG GTTTTGAGAAATGGATCGGgtacgccgacgtcaaatcggcgcccgtccatttctacgtccagagaaattCTTCGTTTGACATAACTAACACTCCGATTCCGTTCTCGATGGCGTtggtgaacgagggaaatgccatgGATTTGGCGTCTGGGatattcacggcaccgcgaccgggaatttattttttctctttcgcagGAACGGCgcgtctttcttcttcatcatcttatGTTGGGTTTTATTCTcatctttatttgaacgggaatATAATCGGGTCGAGTTATGATCAAGAGACTTACGCCCCCGTTGATCAAAGGAGTCCGTTGACcctccagtcgacgctgaatttgaaaaaaggcgaTCGAGTCTGGGTAACAATTGATTATTCTGGTTCATCCTCGGCTTTGTGGGACAACAGTTTCGACCACTTgacccatttcacgggtttcatgttggaggaggaaattgcggcgtccctttga
- the LOC124336496 gene encoding uncharacterized protein LOC124336496, giving the protein MVAGVSKTLKNPEDLAHPQTKLSRHQIRDVQRSCESSGRNALVHLDQVLQGDSPRPETFHQVRQCCSRLSSGNSNYNQQVALVADRLMDTIISAMDDKLQLLGNINYLKYTHAKRSIPHAALGRTLLACSEKFFLPIGFVCSANQKFDAFYCEATNSVHMFKCKPFNCLIMLVGWRL; this is encoded by the exons ATGGTTGCTGGAGTCTCCAAGACCCTCAA GAACCCCGAAGATTTGGCTCATCCCCAGACTAAATTGTCCCGCCACCAGATCCGCGATGTCCAAAGGAGCTGTGAAAGTAGCGGCCGCAATGCCTTGGTCCATCTTGATCAA gTTCTTCAAGGAGACTCCCCGCGTCCAGAAACATTTCACCAAGTTCGCCAATGTTGCAGTCGACTCTCGAGTGGCAATTCCAATTACAACCAACAAGTGGCTCTCGTCGCCGACCGCCTGATGGACACCATCATTTCCGCTATGGATGACAAATTGCAGCTTTTGGGCAACATCAACTACCTGAAATACACTCACGCTAAGCGCTCCATTCCTCACGCAGCACTTGGGAG GACTTTGCTCGCCTGCTCGGAAAAGTTCTTTCTTCCAATTGGTTTCGTCTGCAGTGCAAACCAAAAGTTCGACGCGTTTTACTGTGAGGCTACCAACTCAGTTCACATGTTTAAGTGCAAACCATTCAACTGTTTGATTATGCTAGTGGGATGGAGATTGTAG
- the LOC124336213 gene encoding ATP-dependent helicase rhp16-like isoform X1, translating to MDSFGGNQNVHILKIVTDADNSESAAVPRSESELCGQRCSSGTQLHILKIVTDADNSELAAVPGSESELIEQSSSSVWDLLANGGLLLESGSESELWEQSSSSFGGLLAHEGLLSENASTEDEFVEFACEGPSSENPKPDILLGDLNAEGYIDENWQTFEDSYDFQSRDFEAAWRKIASTWSSSSTSSSSSSSSSSSSSSSSSSSSSSSSSSSSSSSASSISGENDFDFHVKSLRNILSRTPLRTEMEATPTNLVHPLLPYEGWCLRSLLWRESEDPAGGLFAYLGFNKEKILASLLLHHKENTPTISNEKFSTTGTLIVCSQNFRNWRKMIQIHCEDGLSIKHFHGDSRQEFDLAKYDVVITTYKVVEEEASFDVSKLFQMEFARIILDDAFAIMDPVSEISEQVCMLRGHRRWSITPTPVPSRYLFSYLRFLQAAPLNDVAIWNYWVDEPDGWKLRKALHDSLLIRQGPILSDFEFISP from the exons ATGGATTCCTTTGGTGGAAACCAGAATGTACACATTTT GAAAATTGTGACAGATGCTGATAATTCTGAATCAGCTGCTGTGCCCAGATCGGAAAGTGAGCTGTGTGGCCAAAGATGTTCTAGCGGAACCCAGCTTCACATATT GAAAATTGTGACCGATGCTGATAATTCTGAATTAGCTGCTGTGCCTGGATCGGAAAGTGAGCTGATTGAACAAAGCTCTTCAAGTGTTTGGGATTTGCTTGCCAATGGGGGACTGTTGTTGGAGAGTGGATCGGAAAGTGAGCTCTGGGAACAAAGCTCTTCAAGTTTTGGAGGTTTGCTTGCCCATGAGGGACTTTTGTCTGAGAATGCTTCAACTGAAGATGAATTTGTAGAGTTTGCATGTGAAGGTCCCAGTTCAGAGAACCCAAAGCCCGATATTCTGTTGGGGGATTTGAATGCTGAAGGGTACATAG ACGAAAATTGGCAAACGTTCGAAGACTCGTACGACTTTCAGTCAAGAGATTTCGAAGCTGCTTGGCGAAAGATTGCTTCGACATGGTCTTCGTCGTCCACGTCTAGTTCGTCGTCATCGTCtagttcgtcgtcgtcgtctagtTCGTCGTCATCGTCTAGTTCGTCGTCATCGTCTAGTTCGTCGTCCTCCTCGGCCTCTTCAATTTCCGGCGAgaatgattttgattttcacgTCAAGTCGCTTAGAAATATTCTATCTCGTACACCATTGAGAACCGAAATGGAAGCTACCCCAACGAATCTGGTCCATCCTCTGTTACCATATGAGGGTTGGTGTTTAAGGTCTTTATTGTGGCGTGAGTCGGAGGATCCTGCCG GCGGATTATTCGCGTACTTGGGCTTCAACAAAGAGAAAATCCTTGCATCCCTGCTACTACATCACAAGGAAAATACGCCAaccatttcaaatgaaaagtttTCTACTACGGGCACCCTTATTGTCTGCTCCCAAAATTTCA ggAATTGGAGAAAAATGATCCAAATCCATTGTGAAGACGGACTCTCGATTAAACACTTCCATGGTGATAGTCGTCAAGAATTTGATTTAGCTAAATACGATGTTGTCATAACAACGTACAAG gttgtTGAAGAGGAAGCTTCTTTTGATGTCTCCAAATTGTTTCAGATGGAATTTGCGCGGATAATTCTAGATGATGCATTCGCGATCATGGATCCTGTATCAGAAATTTCAGAACAGGTCTGCATGCTTCGTGGTCACCGGCGTTGGTCGATTACACCCACTCCAGTTCCGAGccgatatttattttcttacctcCGCTTTCTGCAAGCAGCTCCTTTAAACGACGTGGCG ATTTGGAACTATTGGGTTGACGAACCGGATGGATGGAAACTAAGGAAGGCCCTTCATGATTCGCTACTTATTCGTCAGGGTCCGATACTTTCcgattttgaatttatttctcCCTAA
- the LOC124336213 gene encoding transcription termination factor 2-like isoform X2 has protein sequence MDSFGGNQNVHILKIVTDADNSESAAVPRSESELCGQRCSSGTQLHILKIVTDADNSELAAVPGSESELIEQSSSSVWDLLANGGLLLESGSESELWEQSSSSFGEFACEGPSSENPKPDILLGDLNAEGYIDENWQTFEDSYDFQSRDFEAAWRKIASTWSSSSTSSSSSSSSSSSSSSSSSSSSSSSSSSSSSSSASSISGENDFDFHVKSLRNILSRTPLRTEMEATPTNLVHPLLPYEGWCLRSLLWRESEDPAGGLFAYLGFNKEKILASLLLHHKENTPTISNEKFSTTGTLIVCSQNFRNWRKMIQIHCEDGLSIKHFHGDSRQEFDLAKYDVVITTYKVVEEEASFDVSKLFQMEFARIILDDAFAIMDPVSEISEQVCMLRGHRRWSITPTPVPSRYLFSYLRFLQAAPLNDVAIWNYWVDEPDGWKLRKALHDSLLIRQGPILSDFEFISP, from the exons ATGGATTCCTTTGGTGGAAACCAGAATGTACACATTTT GAAAATTGTGACAGATGCTGATAATTCTGAATCAGCTGCTGTGCCCAGATCGGAAAGTGAGCTGTGTGGCCAAAGATGTTCTAGCGGAACCCAGCTTCACATATT GAAAATTGTGACCGATGCTGATAATTCTGAATTAGCTGCTGTGCCTGGATCGGAAAGTGAGCTGATTGAACAAAGCTCTTCAAGTGTTTGGGATTTGCTTGCCAATGGGGGACTGTTGTTGGAGAGTGGATCGGAAAGTGAGCTCTGGGAACAAAGCTCTTCAAGTTTTGGAG AGTTTGCATGTGAAGGTCCCAGTTCAGAGAACCCAAAGCCCGATATTCTGTTGGGGGATTTGAATGCTGAAGGGTACATAG ACGAAAATTGGCAAACGTTCGAAGACTCGTACGACTTTCAGTCAAGAGATTTCGAAGCTGCTTGGCGAAAGATTGCTTCGACATGGTCTTCGTCGTCCACGTCTAGTTCGTCGTCATCGTCtagttcgtcgtcgtcgtctagtTCGTCGTCATCGTCTAGTTCGTCGTCATCGTCTAGTTCGTCGTCCTCCTCGGCCTCTTCAATTTCCGGCGAgaatgattttgattttcacgTCAAGTCGCTTAGAAATATTCTATCTCGTACACCATTGAGAACCGAAATGGAAGCTACCCCAACGAATCTGGTCCATCCTCTGTTACCATATGAGGGTTGGTGTTTAAGGTCTTTATTGTGGCGTGAGTCGGAGGATCCTGCCG GCGGATTATTCGCGTACTTGGGCTTCAACAAAGAGAAAATCCTTGCATCCCTGCTACTACATCACAAGGAAAATACGCCAaccatttcaaatgaaaagtttTCTACTACGGGCACCCTTATTGTCTGCTCCCAAAATTTCA ggAATTGGAGAAAAATGATCCAAATCCATTGTGAAGACGGACTCTCGATTAAACACTTCCATGGTGATAGTCGTCAAGAATTTGATTTAGCTAAATACGATGTTGTCATAACAACGTACAAG gttgtTGAAGAGGAAGCTTCTTTTGATGTCTCCAAATTGTTTCAGATGGAATTTGCGCGGATAATTCTAGATGATGCATTCGCGATCATGGATCCTGTATCAGAAATTTCAGAACAGGTCTGCATGCTTCGTGGTCACCGGCGTTGGTCGATTACACCCACTCCAGTTCCGAGccgatatttattttcttacctcCGCTTTCTGCAAGCAGCTCCTTTAAACGACGTGGCG ATTTGGAACTATTGGGTTGACGAACCGGATGGATGGAAACTAAGGAAGGCCCTTCATGATTCGCTACTTATTCGTCAGGGTCCGATACTTTCcgattttgaatttatttctcCCTAA